A stretch of Podospora bellae-mahoneyi strain CBS 112042 chromosome 5, whole genome shotgun sequence DNA encodes these proteins:
- a CDS encoding hypothetical protein (antiSMASH:Cluster_2; EggNog:ENOG503NWBB; SMCOG1094:ferredoxin; COG:C), producing MAAITPEQIAIVKATAPVLKEHGVTITTTFYNNLIGDVPALHNFFSTTSQTTGRQPRALAGAVLAYATYIDDLPKLTHAVERIAHKHVSLQVTPEQYDIVGKYLIQAIGQVLGDAATADIVDAWIAAYGVLAQVFINREGEMYKSNAADGWVGWRKFRITQKVPESSTITSFYLAPSDGATPLPKYMPGQYVSLQVPVPELGYLQSRQYSLSEAPRKGEYYRISVKREEALEPSAPALVSNMLHDQYAVGDEVELSHPQGEFFVDPQDASKEGVPVVLVSAGVGATPLKAILDSLVSAGSKRPASWIHSSRSSAAQPFADDIRRICRENENVSANVFLRTLGPEDRAGVHYEFGDMRLDLAKLDKERGLFLGDSRAEYYICGPEAFMIDVRRTLLEQGVDRSRIFLELFATGDVSDEEAK from the coding sequence ATGGCAGCCATCACTCCCGAGCAGATCGCCATTGTCAAGGCGACAGCGCCAGTCCTCAAAGAACACGGCgtaaccatcaccaccaccttctacaacaacctcatcggAGATGTTCCAGCACTTCACAACTTtttcagcaccaccagccaaacaACAGGTCGACAGCCACGAGCACTTGCCGGCGCTGTTCTGGCTTATGCGACGTATATCGACGACCTCCCCAAGCTGACACATGCCGTGGAACGCATCGCCCACAAGCATGTTTCCCTCCAAGTAACCCCTGAGCAATACGACATCGTCGGAAAGTACCTGATCCAAGCCATCGGTCAAGTCCTCGGTGACGCAGCCACCGCCGACATCGTCGACGCCTGGATTGCCGCCTATGGTGTCCTTGCCCAGGTCTTCATCAACCGCGAAGGCGAGATGTACAAGTCGAACGCCGCCGACGGCTGGGTCGGCTGGCGCAAGTTCCGCATCACCCAGAAGGTACCAGAGAGCAGCACCATCACGAGCTTCTATCTCGCCCCCAGCGATGGGGCCACGCCACTACCCAAGTACATGCCGGGTCAGTACGTCAGCTTGCAGGTGCCGGTGCCCGAGCTTGGGTACCTGCAGAGCAGACAGTACAGCCTGAGCGAAGCGCCGAGAAAGGGAGAGTACTACCGCATCAGCGTCAAGCGAGAGGAGGCCCTCGAGCCGAGCGCCCCTGCCCTTGTTTCCAACATGTTGCACGACCAGTACGCCGTGGGCGACGAGGTCGAGCTGTCGCATCCACAGGGCGAGTTCTTTGTGGACCCCCAGGACGCAAGCAAGGAGGGTGTCCCGGTCGTTTTGGTATCCGCCGGCGTTGGTGCGACACCGCTCAAGGCcatccttgacagcctcGTGTCTGCGGGGTCCAAGAGACCAGCATCATGGATCCATTCATCACGATCGAGCGCGGCACAGCCGTTTGCTGACGATATCCGGCGTATCTGTCGCGAGAACGAGAACGTGTCGGCCAATGTGTTCCTGCGCACGCTTGGCCCTGAGGACCGCGCTGGGGTACACTACGAGTTTGGAGACATGCGGCTGGATCTGGCAAAGTTGGACAAGGAGCGCGGTTTGTTCCTGGGTGACTCTCGAGCCGAGTACTACATTTGTGGTCCCGAGGCATTCATGATCGATGTTCGCCGCACATTGCTCGAGCAGGGTGTCGACAGGTCGAGGATATTCCTGGAGCTCTTTGCGACGGGTGATGTCAGCGACGAGGAAGCAAAATAG